One Sulfurimonas sp. genomic window carries:
- a CDS encoding thioredoxin domain-containing protein, whose protein sequence is MLKLLATIALLSSLLAAADSSYERVEEFLEKSFSNNQNIKSIKIKVTNKIPVKEHSGWSAYFVELDAVLKKDGRQVVQKMIWFSDGKVITKELFDLESAKEMNDFVSLPFKDEYYSKANLIYGNEKAKHKVVIFSDPLCPFCRQFVPEAIEYMKKEPNKFAVYYYHLPLESLHPSAVELIKAAIALELKGAKDVVLNLYKVNVDPKEKSNDVILKEFNKVMNSNITMVDLMSSEVLKHLQNDLKVADALMVNGTPTVFLDGTVDKTKMKYKEAK, encoded by the coding sequence ATGTTGAAATTATTAGCGACAATAGCACTTCTAAGTAGTTTATTGGCGGCGGCAGATAGCTCATATGAACGGGTTGAGGAGTTTTTAGAAAAATCATTTAGTAATAACCAAAATATAAAGTCGATAAAAATTAAAGTTACAAATAAGATACCAGTAAAAGAACATAGCGGTTGGAGCGCTTATTTTGTCGAATTAGATGCAGTATTGAAAAAAGACGGTCGTCAGGTAGTTCAAAAAATGATCTGGTTCTCCGACGGTAAAGTTATAACTAAAGAGTTATTTGACTTAGAGAGTGCTAAAGAGATGAATGATTTTGTTTCGCTGCCGTTTAAAGATGAATATTACAGTAAGGCAAATTTGATTTACGGAAATGAAAAAGCAAAACATAAAGTGGTGATTTTTTCAGATCCTCTCTGTCCGTTTTGCAGACAATTCGTTCCTGAAGCAATCGAGTATATGAAAAAGGAGCCTAATAAGTTTGCAGTCTATTATTATCACTTGCCTTTAGAATCTCTTCATCCATCCGCGGTTGAACTTATCAAGGCTGCAATAGCATTGGAGCTAAAAGGTGCAAAAGATGTTGTTTTAAACCTTTATAAAGTAAATGTAGATCCAAAAGAAAAGAGCAACGATGTGATTTTAAAAGAGTTTAATAAAGTTATGAACTCTAATATAACTATGGTTGATTTAATGTCATCTGAAGTATTGAAACATTTACAAAATGATTTAAAAGTAGCCGATGCTCTTATGGTAAACGGAACTCCTACTGTGTTTTTAGACGGAACGGTAGATAAAACAAAAATGAAATATAAAGAGGCAAAATAG
- a CDS encoding FxsA family protein: protein MIYFIIYLFLEVIISVNISSAIGGLATFFEILLSAFLGLIILINFKATLTENLRAVSYNCIDLREFQSLNLFTILGAILLILPGFLTDIIGILLQFSVFTTMLVNRYNIKSNKCNTKYEKNNIEKDIDVIDVEIISDNSTSK, encoded by the coding sequence ATGATTTATTTTATTATTTACCTATTTTTAGAGGTTATAATTTCTGTAAATATATCATCGGCGATAGGTGGGTTGGCAACATTTTTTGAGATACTTTTAAGTGCATTTTTAGGGCTAATCATTTTGATTAATTTTAAAGCGACACTTACGGAAAATCTCAGAGCAGTCTCTTATAACTGTATTGATTTAAGAGAGTTTCAGAGTTTAAATTTATTTACGATTTTGGGAGCAATTTTACTGATTCTCCCGGGATTTTTAACGGATATTATAGGCATTTTATTGCAGTTTAGCGTCTTTACTACTATGCTTGTTAATCGTTATAATATAAAATCAAATAAGTGTAATACAAAATATGAAAAAAATAATATAGAAAAGGATATAGATGTCATTGATGTTGAAATTATTAGCGACAATAGCACTTCTAAGTAG
- the hemC gene encoding hydroxymethylbilane synthase yields the protein MKKLIIATRGSQLALWQSNHIKAILEEQNPGLEVELNVIVTTGDRIQDKALSKIGGKGLFLKELEEAMLRGEAQIAVHSLKDVPTVMPDGLLLAAITEREDSRDALLSEKYPNIDALPKGAVVGTSSLRRRMQIEKLRPDLVIKDLRGNVDTRIRKLKEGQFDAVILAAAGINRLSLLDAVKYVYPISLEEMVPSMGQGALGIEAVNDVEVLKIVARLEDEYSRIETTIERSFVDELEGGCQVPIGVNASVLEDGSVSIKAVLGLPDGTEMLSDSKITSKRDYQNIGREMAAEFIARGAKELLARAEAMMENR from the coding sequence ATGAAAAAATTAATAATTGCAACCAGAGGTTCGCAACTCGCACTTTGGCAATCAAATCACATTAAGGCTATTTTAGAAGAGCAAAATCCGGGTCTTGAGGTTGAACTCAATGTTATAGTAACAACTGGAGATCGTATCCAAGATAAAGCGTTATCAAAAATCGGCGGCAAAGGTCTGTTTTTAAAAGAGCTTGAAGAGGCTATGCTAAGAGGGGAGGCTCAAATCGCGGTTCATTCACTTAAAGATGTTCCTACCGTAATGCCAGATGGTCTGCTTTTGGCGGCTATTACCGAGAGAGAAGACTCAAGAGATGCCCTTTTATCTGAAAAATATCCAAACATAGATGCTCTTCCAAAAGGTGCGGTAGTGGGTACATCTTCGCTTCGCCGTCGTATGCAGATAGAAAAACTTCGTCCTGATTTGGTTATAAAAGATTTAAGAGGAAATGTCGATACGAGAATCAGAAAACTTAAAGAGGGTCAGTTTGATGCCGTTATTTTGGCTGCTGCAGGGATAAACAGACTCTCGCTTTTGGATGCCGTAAAATATGTTTATCCGATATCTCTTGAAGAGATGGTACCGTCTATGGGACAGGGTGCATTAGGTATTGAAGCCGTAAATGATGTTGAAGTTTTAAAAATTGTTGCAAGACTTGAAGATGAGTACAGCAGAATCGAGACTACTATTGAGAGATCTTTTGTAGATGAGCTTGAGGGCGGTTGTCAGGTTCCAATCGGAGTAAATGCATCCGTTTTAGAGGACGGAAGCGTTAGTATCAAAGCAGTTTTAGGACTTCCTGACGGAACAGAGATGTTAAGTGATTCAAAAATAACATCTAAGAGGGATTACCAAAATATCGGTAGAGAGATGGCTGCAGAGTTTATTGCAAGAGGTGCTAAAGAGCTGCTTGCCCGTGCTGAAGCTATGATGGAAAATAGGTAG